The stretch of DNA AGGAGGGAGTTCCAGGCCAGGggcctgggcagggctgggcttgAACTCAGGTGTCCTTCTCTGGTGGTTCCTCTCCACCTGAGCCTCCTCGCCTCCTTCCGGAAGCTCTCCAGGCCTCTCTTCCACACGTGCTTCTCTTTCCCTAGTGGGTTCTAAGTCTCAGGCCCCTCCCCAAGGTCCACTCCCCAAGCCTGCAGCCTGTGTGCCCGGCCCCTTCCTTGTCCCCGGAGCGGCCCATCCTGACACCCAGGGGCTTCCTGGCTGTTTTGGGATGGCGCGCTGGGACGGCTCACCATGGGTCCAGcctgtggtctttttttttttttttctttttttttttttttgagacggagtctcactctgtcacccaggctggagtgcagtggtgcaatctcggctcactacaacctccgcctcccgggttcacgccattctcctgcctcagcctcccaagtagctgggactacaggcgcccaccaccacacccggctaactttttttgtacttttagtagagacggggtttcaccgtgttagccaggatggtgtcgatctcctgacctcctgatccacctgcctcggcctcccaaagtgctgggattacaggcgagagccaccgcacccgacgaGCCTGTGGTCTCAACCCCAGCCCTGAAGAGCTGTATCTGGTGGCCCTATGTGTCATGGCTCCCAGAGCAGTGGGGAGATGACCACGGCTCAAACGTCCTTCACAGACCACGATGCATCGAGGTCAAACCTGGGACGGGCatttccaggcctcagtttccccatctgcacgACTGCTGGACGGTCTGTTGGGATGGATCCCACACACCCAGAGAGCTGGGCAGATGTCCCTGAGGAAGGACAGCCTGGGTCCCCTTTCTCCGTGGAATCCATGGTTGAACAGCCACAGGGATGGGGGGACCTGAGGTTTGCTCACGGGGAGCCCAGCTAGACCCTGCTCCACAGACCCAGTTCCTTCGTCTGGAACAAGAGACAGTGCCTGGTCGGGGTGAGAGCCTGGACCAAGGAACTGGGGTGTGAGGGGCTGGACCCGGGTGTCCCCTGCCCCAGGGTCTCCCCTCCTGGTGCCCACCCCCCACACCACGCTGAAGCCGTGTGCTCACATGTAGAAAAGAGGCTTTATTAAGAAGGCTttgaagtcaaaaaataaaactcttgatACAATTTTTTAACCCTTAAATCAGCTCAGCAAATATATAATCAGTAATTTAGCTGTGTAAGATTAAAGGTccattactttatttaaaataaaatatattttagttcttAAAATTTATTCCATAAAGTACATATTTCCCTATAAATTCCCTACATATACACAAGaggtaaaaagtaaaagtaaaaaaaaaaaattaaaaaaatttaaaaaatgacaacagAAACCGCAGTAAAAAGGGGATTAATAATTAACAGAAAGTTAGAAATTTGATTGGAACGCCCCTCGCCCCCGCCCCCCTGCCCCCCTCCGGCCGCGCATGGTTGATGTACAAAAGCATAAATGGTTAGCCCCAAAAAGGGAGTAAAAATGTCACCCTCCTCCTCTGGAACGTCTGTGCGGCCTGAGACCGGCCGGCGAGAAAAGTCAAATCAGAAAACGGCTTCggacaaaaggaaaaacactgAGCGCTGGAAAAatcgtgttttttgttttgttttttttaaagatcaccctggaggggaggggtgtctaaaaataaaaaaattaaaaaaagtgcaAGCGGACCTTTTCTCTCCGGTTTATTGTAACCTGACCACTCAATACTGTCGTTGAAGGGCTGAGGCGCCGCCGGGCTGCGGGGTCTCCGGGGTCTCCGTCTCCACGCCTGAGACGGCAGTTAAAGCTCATCTGTAAACACTGGCCGCCGCCCACCCCCCTGTCCCCTCGGCCTCCGCCCCTCGCCCCCTCCCCGTCCCTCTCCCACCCCGGGTCCCGCCCCGTCTCCCGCGCCCACCCCTGGCCCCCGCAAATGGCCCCGGCGGCGGTGGAGGCCTCGGCCACGTGGGGGTCCGCGCTCTAGGAAAAGATATGAATGGCCTGGGTGGCCGGCGTGCGGCAGGCGGGACACTCGGGCTCGCTCTTGCCGCAGATGCGGACGGCGCAGTCCATGCAGAAGAGGTTGTGGCCGCAGGGGACCAGCGCAGCCATCACCTCGCCCTCGGCGCACACCACGCACTCTCGCGCCAGGGCCGGGGCCGAGGACGCCGAAGGGGGCTTGCGGTTGTTCTCGGAGGCGCCGGAGTCCAGGGGGGCGCAGGCGGCGGCCGCGGGGCTGCTGGGCAGCGAGGTGGCCGTGGAGAAGGCGGCGCCGCCTGGGAAGGATACGGGGCCCTGCGGGGGTCGCCAGGACAGCGCGCCCACCGGGTCCGGGGCGCCGCGGCGAGACAGCGGGAGCTCCAGGCGGAGGCCGCCGGGCTCGGGCAGCGTGGGCGAGTGGCGGGGGGTCCCGGCCCCACTGCTGCGCCGGGCGCCGGCGGCGGGAGGTCCCGGGGCTCCGTTGACCGTGGAGCAGCCGCTGAAGGCGGGCAAGGGGGCGGCGCGCTCAAAAGGCGCCCAGATGGTGGCCGCCGCGGGAACGGTCAGGTCCAGCGCCAGGAAGTCGAAGCCGAAGTCGCAGTCGTCGGGGGCGGCCGTCCCCACCGGGGCACCGGGACCCTCCGCGCCGAAGGCGAAGCCCCCGTTGCCGGAGCCGCTGTAGGGGCTGGCGGGGCCTGGGTCCGGCACGGAGGGGCCGCCGCGGCTGCCCGCGTAGAAGGCCTCGGGGGCGCTGGGGGCGCCCAGGGCCGTGTCCCCGCGGAGGCCGGCCGTGGCCGTGGGGGGCCGTCGTCCCGGGTTGGGGGTCTTGGCCCAGAGGCTGGCGGCCGCCCCGAGCAGGTCCAGGCAGACGTCGGTGCCGTTGGCGTGGAAGTCGCTGTCGGGGCCCGCGTCGGTGAAGGCGCCAGTGCGCAGCGTGATGTGCGCCTCGATCTCCTCGCGCGCGCGGTCCACGTTCTCGGGCATCCCAGTGACCGCGAACACCGGCTCCTTGTCGCGCCCGGGCGTCACGATGTAGGTGTGCGTCCGCTGCTGGATGCGCTTGATGGTGGCGCCCTTGGGCCCCACCACCAGCCCCACCACCCGGTAGGGCACGCGCACCTGGATGGTGGTCTGTCCGGGAAGGTTGGGCGGGCCCTGGGCGGTGCCGGGCAGACCCCCGGCCTTGCTGCGCGTGGCGCGGATGATGGAGAAGTGTTCGGCTGCCGACAGGATCTCACGCTTGGCCATCTCCACGTCCTCCTTCCGGCCGGTCACGATGAAGACGGGCTCCTCGCCCCGCACTGGAGTCTTGATGTAGGTGTTTGTCTTGGCCCGCAGGGCCTTGATCTTGCAACCTGtcggggagggaggggaaggacaaGGTGACCCAGAGCCCCCTGCGCAGCTCAGCCCTGCTGGGCATGCAGGCTGCAGGGCCAGTGAGGGAGCCCGTACCTCCCAGCCTGTGCCCAACAACACTTTATCCTCAGACACGCCACGTCCCTTCttccctcagcctcagtttcccctctgggCTCGAGTTTGGCCTAAAAGCAAGACGGCAAGGGGACCCTGTTTTAGGTTGAAAGGTGTGCGCcataatttatgttcctctggAACCGCAGTGTGACGGCTGGGGTGTGAATGTTTCCCCCAAGTTCACAAGCTGGACCCTAATATGCGGCGTTGACAGTATTAATTCAGTATGTAGGGTCGGCTGGGCCCGTGGctcactcatgtaatcccagcactttgggaggccaaggcaggcggatcacttgaggtcaggagttccaaaccagcctggccaacatggtgaaaccctgtctctactaaaaatacaaacaatcatccgggtgtagtggcaggcacctgtagtcccaggtacttgggaggctgaggcaggagaatcacttgaacccaggagacgaaggttgcagtgagccaagattgcaccactgcaccccagcctggacgacaaagcaagactccaactaaaaaaaaaaaaaaaaaaaaaaagcggggtgcagtggctcacccctgtaatcccagcactttgggaggccaagtcgggtggatcacgaggtcaggggctcaagaccagcctggccaacatggtgaaaccctgtctctactaaaatacaaaaaattagccaggcgtggtggcaggcatctgtagtcccaggtactcggggaggcggaagaatcgcttgaacctgggaggcagagactgcagtgagccgagatcgcacaccactgcactccagcctgggtgacagagcgagaccgtctcaaaaaaaaaaaaaaaaaaaaagccacaattagcaaggtgtggtggcgcacgcctgtaatcccagccactggggagggctgaggcaggagaaccgcctgaacttaggaggtggagggtgcagtgagccaacatcatgccactgcactccagcctagccacagaccaagactccatttcaaaaaaaaaaaaaaaaaaaaaaagccacagtggcagggtgcagtggctcacacccgtaatcctagTACTtcgggaatctgaggcaggaggatcactggagcccaggagtttgagaccagcctgggcaacacagcaggaccccatctctactacaaacaacaacaaaaaattagccaggtgtggtggtacacacctgtagtcttagctactcaggaggctgaagtgggaggatcacctgagcctgggaggtggaggctgcagtgagctatgatcacaccactgcactccagcctgggcgacagagcaaaaccttgtctcaaaaaaagaaggaaaaaaaaaaagagacacacacacagagaagctgGCCTTGTGGAGACACAGACAGAGACCACAGTGATGTCTCCACAAGCCAAGGACTGGCCATAGCCCCCGGAAACTGAAGGCGCCCCccgccctgcccacaccttgacttGGAACTTTTATCTTACAGAAATGAGAGAGGAGACGTTTCCATGGTTTCAAGCCCCCATTGTGTCAGCCCAGAGAGCAACTGCAGACCCTCTGACACCACCTCCCGGCCCAACAGGAGGGGAAGCCGAAATTCAGATTGTGGAAACTGCCTACAATTTTCTTCCGGCCAAATGACCCTCCCTAGGCTACCAAGACCCTGGCCTAAGGGGAGCCGAGGTCTCGGCCCGACTGCGGACGCCCGCACCCTGACTCCAGACACCTCCGAAGCATCCAGATGGGCCCTGAGGGGCCTGCTGTGGCTTCGTTCTTGTTGGCTGGGCTGGGGGTCTGACCTGGTGAGGGGCATGAGTGTCAGTGTAGGAGACAGGGGTCTCCTCACCGATTGTGTAGGCAACCGCTGACCAGGTATGGCCTTCTTGGGGTCCCAGACATCCCTACCCCACCCCTGGGGccttaatggttttttttttttttcttttccttttttgagattatctcactcttgttacccaggctggagtgcagtggtgtgatcatagctcactgtagccttcaactcctgggctcaagtgatcctcccacctcagcctccagagctggcaccaccatgcccagcttaattagttattgagacggagttttgctcttgttgcccaggctggagtgcagtggtaccatctcggctcactgcaacctctgcctcccaggttcaaacaattctcctgcctcagcctcctgagtagctgggattacaggcgcccaccaccacgcccagctaattttttttatttttagtacagatgggattgcaccatgttggccaggctggtcttgaactcctgacctcaggtgatccacctgccttggcctcccaaagtgctgggattacaggtgtgagccaccacgcccggcctatttttattttttgtagagatggggtctcactatgttgcccaggctggtttcaaattct from Gorilla gorilla gorilla isolate KB3781 chromosome 20, NHGRI_mGorGor1-v2.1_pri, whole genome shotgun sequence encodes:
- the MEX3D gene encoding RNA-binding protein MEX3D isoform X1 encodes the protein MPSSLGQPDGGGGGGGGGGGVGAAGEDPGPGPAPPPEGAQEAAPAPRPPPEPDDAAAALRLALDQLSALGLGGAGDTDEEGAAGDGAAAAGGADGGAAPEPVPPDGPEAGAPPTLAPAVAVAPGSLPLLDPNASPPPPPPPRPSPPDVFAGFAPHPAALGPPTLLADQMSVIGSRKKSVNMTECVPVPSSEHVAEIVGRQGCKIKALRAKTNTYIKTPVRGEEPVFIVTGRKEDVEMAKREILSAAEHFSIIRATRSKAGGLPGTAQGPPNLPGQTTIQVRVPYRVVGLVVGPKGATIKRIQQRTHTYIVTPGRDKEPVFAVTGMPENVDRAREEIEAHITLRTGAFTDAGPDSDFHANGTDVCLDLLGAAASLWAKTPNPGRRPPTATAGLRGDTALGAPSAPEAFYAGSRGGPSVPDPGPASPYSGSGNGGFAFGAEGPGAPVGTAAPDDCDFGFDFLALDLTVPAAATIWAPFERAAPLPAFSGCSTVNGAPGPPAAGARRSSGAGTPRHSPTLPEPGGLRLELPLSRRGAPDPVGALSWRPPQGPVSFPGGAAFSTATSLPSSPAAAACAPLDSGASENNRKPPSASSAPALARECVVCAEGEVMAALVPCGHNLFCMDCAVRICGKSEPECPACRTPATQAIHIFS
- the MEX3D gene encoding RNA-binding protein MEX3D isoform X2; its protein translation is MPSSLGQPDGGGGGGGGGGGVGAAGEDPGPGPAPPPEGAQEAAPAPRPPPEPDDAAAALRLALDQLSALGLGGAGDTDEEGAAGDGAAAAGGADGGAAPEPVPPDGPEAGAPPTLAPAVAVAPGSLPLLDPNASPPPPPPPRPSPPDVFAGFAPHPAALGPPTLLADQMSVIGSRKKSVNMTECVPVPSSEHVAEIVGRQGCKIKALRAKTNTYIKTPVRGEEPVFIVTGRKEDVEMAKREILSAAEHFSIIRATRSKAGGLPGTAQGPPNLPGQTTIQVRVPYRVVGLVVGPKGATIKRIQQRTHTYIVTPGRDKEPVFAVTGMPENVDRAREEIEAHITLRTGAFTDAGPDSDFHANGTDVCLDLLGAAASLWAKTPNPGRRPPTATAGLRGDTALGAPSAPEAFYAGSRGGPSVPDPGPASPYSGSGNGGFAFGAEGPGAPVGTAAPDDCDFGFDFLALDLTVPAAATIWAPFERAAPLPAFSGCSTVNGAPGPPAAGARRSSGAGTPRHSPTLPEPGGLRLELPLSRRGAPDPVGALSWRPPQGPVSFPGGAAFSTATSLPSSPAAAACAPLDSGASENNRKPPSASSAPALARECVVCAEGEVMAALVPCGHNLFCMDCAVRICGKSEPECPACRTPATQAIRVETETPETPQPGGASALQRQY